The following nucleotide sequence is from Acyrthosiphon pisum isolate AL4f chromosome A2, pea_aphid_22Mar2018_4r6ur, whole genome shotgun sequence.
aataagtacaccGAGGAATCATTATAACTATTGATTTTAACTAGGTAGTTGAAatacatgattaaaaaaaatatataggtattatatattaaaatattttaacgaggtGTACATTCAACCAACTACATTCGTTCCTCatcaacaattcaaaaaaaaaaattaaaagtaaccataaaaaaatatacttgtcTAGCATCTTCTTGTCCAACTAAGCCAGAAGCCATTTGAATAGCTTCACCGAATTCATCAAGACCCAATCCTTTGACATGGCTGTGACTTGATATACGTTGAGTTTTTACAGTACTTTTTACTTCTTCGATTTTCATGGTGAAAAATGGTAAAACTCAAATATTCAAACgctgtatataaaataagtttgaagAACTAAAAGTTGTTATTTCATGATACAACTACAATTTAAGTCAAAGTTAGCAAGTAAGACCGGTCCTACTGCAGGTGTCtggtactaaaataataatacggtaaGTCCGTAAATTAAAGATTTCTCAATATTCACCTCGTGCACGACTGTGTGGTCGCTACTCGCTAGTCGCTATCGAAAAAGCGCGTATCGTTTATCAGTAATACCATGGAAACCGGCGTTTTTCATGGCGTACAAAACTACAGAAGCgtttgttcaattttatttattctccATGACGAGCCTCATATGTTTTCAACTTccttataacaaatatattattccaaGACCTAGTATCTTTATACAtgtcattatcattatcattatgaaTTACGATTATTTTCTTGTTCGTCGTACGTCCAAAATTCACTAAACATTTTTGCCGACTCTCTGcgtttaatcaatattatttgccGAGTTATTTTTGCGCCATCCGGATCTATAGGTTCATCAAAATGTCAGACAGCGAAGAGAATGCAAAGACGATCACTGTGACAGTAAAAACGCCCAAAGAAAAGCAAACAGTCGAAGTGCAAGAAAACGCTACCATTAGTGAAGtatgtatattgatataatatacacgtatgtATTGTAGTgattagagtataatattatgtacgtgctTGAACGTTTTCCAATCATTGGCTTGTcataggtttttattattaatgttattcacaatttatttcttgtattacaaatcaaataattattattcattcgaGTTTTTAAGGTTATGTAATTATTTCAGCTGACTCATTTTAgtatcttaattattaaaatacatattatttaaactgatggctaggtagtaggtacatgaatagtaaatgattattaatactacTTAAAACCAGTATGGTAATAACTAACTAACATATTGCAACTATGCTACTTCTGAGAAATGCattgatgttttattataaaaataaaggaatCTGATATAAATTAAACCTTAATTAGCAGTTGCATTACATAACCCaacttatatttaaactttttgttaaaATCTATACATGCATATAGGttggtatgaaaaaaaataatacatataatacaagcattgatttattaaataatttccatttattataaacacggTATAATATGTGGTACGATTAATGAAAACTGTttctaacataaataaaatattaaaattgactaACTACCTAATTTTCTTATACATTCAGTTACATGGTAAATTTACACAGTAGCCTATTTCAAGATTTATTTCTTAAACTTGATTTTCCAATCAATTACTACCAGATATAAGCAGATTTAAGAAAAGTATCACATCTCCAACTTTAAAGCTATTACCTATGTCCTAAGTATAATCCTCTGTTTTAGGTACATCCTCAAAATTAGCCATAAATGAGATTTATCAATAACCACCCAATAAtgtatctatacctattataagttactgatttttgtctatcagtatttacataatgtttttaatCCTCACCATGGATAAACTCACTCTGTCCATGTTAAGTGTCTAATAATATTGCGTAATATTATTAGGAGCATAACCTAACTACCTACTATTAAGAAACCAAACTGAAATTTGCATTTCCTAATACTAGAGTACTAATTCTCAAGTTCGAtagcttttatattaaaaaaaaattcataataatcaggtacctactgttaggtttaatattataaatatattatcaagttatattattttgtcaaatacaaatgtttatttattgaatcatttattcatcattaataacaaaatatttgtatacctaataagttGACTTTACCTTGCTTAACCTAtcccaaaatgtatattaattatttcaatatacctatgatggttaaaataaaatataaaaatttgctTTTTATAAACTACTGTACATTTTCATTATAGTTTAAAGATGTGGTGGCTAAACAGTTTAATGCAACACCATCACAATTATGTTTGATATTTGCTGGTAAAATCATGAAAGATCATGATACATTAGCAACCCATAATATTAAAGATGGACTAACGGTACATTTAGTTATCAAGACAAATGCTCCACAAAACAATACAACAACTTCTTCATCTACAAATACAGGATCGGCTCAACCACCTAGACCTCCtggtgattaaaataaatttaatgtttttttttttttttttttaattgtatttataacttTCAGCTGATATTAATGCTTCCCCGTTTAATTTGGGTATGCTGGGGGGCTTACCTGGTATGGAAGCCTTGGGATTCACTTCGGCTAATTTCATGGAGTTGCAACAGCGTATGCAGCGTGAATTGATTGACAATCCTGATATGCTAAGGAATTTGGTTGATAGTCCAATGGTTCAACAAATGATGAGTGATCCTGCACATATGAGACAATTGATTTTGGCCAATCCACAAATGCAACAATTAGTTgaggtacctaatttatcatcttttctaattttatttttctattttattttctatttttgtagAGACATCCTGAAATTAATCATATGTTAAACAATCCTGAAATGTTACGGCAAACAATGGAAATGGCTCGGAATCCATCAATGTTGCAAGAACTGATGCGTACGCAAGATAGAGCTTTATCAAATTTGGAATCAATACCTGGAGGTTTCAGTGCTTTACAAAGAATGTATAGAGACGTTCAAGAACCATTTATGAATGCAGCTACTGAAGAATTTAGCCGAAATACATTTGCGACTCCAAGTGAAAGTGGTGgcggtaataataaatactttataaaatattacaaatttaactaaatgttttggataaattatatttattataatatttgaaaacaatagaGGACTTTTTCATATCCAATGAAAAATGAAgaattctaataaaaatcatccattacaatgacatacTCGACAACTCCACTTTTCCaccttttattattgttattaacgtcttaaatctaaatttgcttataatttaaattttataaatgataataatgtaatgttgtGATCCATGATGCCTTCCCTTAgcctatattaaatttaacaggTGAATGAGAGAACATTGCAACTGTATTTatgtttaagttataaataagtaattatatttaattttatataatatattttatttcagaacaAAATCCTCAACAAGGACAGGAAAATCGTGATCCTTTGCCAAATCCTTGGGGTGGTTCTACTGGAACAAACCAATCTGATCCTTCTAATGGAAGAGCAGCGCCAACATCAGGTACGCTACCAACTGGGGGAACTGGAGGTACCATGTTTAATGGTGATACAATGAACTCTATGATGCAACAAATGATTGAAAATCCACAAGTTATGCAAAGCATTATGAATACTCCATATTTCCAATCAACTCTGCAGGCAATGACTAGCAACCCTAACATGGCCAACAACTTGTTAAGTAACAATCCATTGCTTGCTAATAATCCAGAACTTCAGGTaagaaaacaatacatttttgttattatcgttaaaaatatatataattttataaaagaaaaatatttttctttttagtctCAATTCCGTAGTATGATGCCAGCGTTCCTGCAACAGATGTCTAACCCTGCAGTTCAAGATATGTCCACTAATCCAAATGTGTTATCTGCTCTTGATCAAATACAAAGAGGCCTTGAAGCACTACGTACTAACATGCCAAATATTGGTGGATCATTGGGTGGCCAGTCTTTTTTTCCAACACCAAATGCCAATGCAACTACTAATGCTGATTCAACTGTAACTAGTGATATGCCATCAACTGAAGGTCAAGATAATAATTTTGCGGAACTCATGAGAAGAAtggtaagttaaatttaatgttttaaaataaaatgcccGTCTACTACATGactaatagtaatattgttgatgataaaaatgtcatttattTTTCCCCTTTAAAAGGATGTATTTGATGTATCTGTCTTACACATTTACTGCAGAAAATTGTCATTCCCTAGTTTAAaaagtgtgctgttagtttttatatcagagtaaattgacctattgTCAAACTTTTACGTAAGaatattaatacgtaatatatgTTTTAGCATCAAAGGtttctcaatattttaattttcaagtaatatatgggtatgtaaaatattataaattctagaTATCTCGctagaaattaaaatactgaaaaatcacAGATTATGTTTTttcctaaaagtttgataataggtaattcACTCTAAAGAGTGAATAGAAATTTGCAATGTCGTACATGTGTGAGGCTGAGATGACAAATGCATGGGTACCATCCTCTTAACCAATGCCAGGCAAATATCAAGCCTCTTAGGAACACTTTTTCAAATGCTACTGCAATTAATATGAAActattacatttgaatataatatgtatatatataaatattatttatcgcttacaataaatctttaaaaattgtaatcttGCTTTCATTGGCTTTAATACTAGTCTTAAAtagttatgttttttgtttattgagcTCATATTTgactcatataattatttattatttaatagttaaatatatatatgcttagttatttgttttcttttactTTATCTagtactattgtattatatagtgttaaaaaatgattaactccctgacttaatttatattttcagctATCACAAGTGCCAAATAACAGTATACCAGTGGCAAACACTCAGCCACCGGAAGAAAGATACAGTTCTCAATTGGAACAATTGTCTGCAATGGGATTTGTCAATCGAGATGCTAATTTACAAGCATTGATTGCAACATTTGGAGATATAAATGCCGCTGTTGAACGGCTACTTACTAGTGGGCAATTGTCTACTTAACATTCCAaagtaatagataaatataaaacatattttaatttttgtaaatccaaaaaaaaaaaaaaaatagtttttggtTCAGTCCTACGAATTTATGCATTTCAATTCTTAAGTTTTGGTGCCACAATAACCAAATTTGTAgacattatttcattaaaacacataatttgttatacttgaattatataattacataattatttagccTTCTAAACCcttatttatgttttgattaaataatgaaaatcaatTTACTTGTTATGAAtggtattctaaaatatttagaaattacaTGTTTTATTATCCAGTCTGAAACTAtttcactataatttatagaagaaaataGTAGTGCTACTTTGTGTTCGCTTTGATGTCATTATATAGAATCCAGAACTGTTTGGTGTGAAcctttagatttaaaatttaataaattattattatatcattttggttatgtaaaaataaataaaatatattatgtactaattaCCCAATTGGTTATAAAACAAATGGTATGGTTGATtaaatcgaaatttttttttatcatgtaaaaCTATTTTCCCTGATGACCTAGTAACTCTcagttgaatattaaataattaaatttattagcagaaattcaaaatataattacaatattgtttaaaaactacAGAGCTTTTCAGGTAATCATTTTAACATTTAGTCACTCTAAaggttttttcatattaa
It contains:
- the LOC100165931 gene encoding ubiquilin-1, translating into MSDSEENAKTITVTVKTPKEKQTVEVQENATISEFKDVVAKQFNATPSQLCLIFAGKIMKDHDTLATHNIKDGLTVHLVIKTNAPQNNTTTSSSTNTGSAQPPRPPADINASPFNLGMLGGLPGMEALGFTSANFMELQQRMQRELIDNPDMLRNLVDSPMVQQMMSDPAHMRQLILANPQMQQLVERHPEINHMLNNPEMLRQTMEMARNPSMLQELMRTQDRALSNLESIPGGFSALQRMYRDVQEPFMNAATEEFSRNTFATPSESGGEQNPQQGQENRDPLPNPWGGSTGTNQSDPSNGRAAPTSGTLPTGGTGGTMFNGDTMNSMMQQMIENPQVMQSIMNTPYFQSTLQAMTSNPNMANNLLSNNPLLANNPELQSQFRSMMPAFLQQMSNPAVQDMSTNPNVLSALDQIQRGLEALRTNMPNIGGSLGGQSFFPTPNANATTNADSTVTSDMPSTEGQDNNFAELMRRMLSQVPNNSIPVANTQPPEERYSSQLEQLSAMGFVNRDANLQALIATFGDINAAVERLLTSGQLST